The Streptomyces sp. 135 sequence CGACGAAGTCGCCCGGTTGATGGGGCTCGCCCTGTCACGGGGGAGCGAACCGGCCGAAGCCGCCGCCTGGATCGAGGGCTTCGTCGGGGGCGGGTCGGGGGGCGGGATGCTCCTCGTGCACGACGAGCGGCTGCTCGGCCTGGTCGACGACTGGCTGAGCGGCGTGTCGGACGACGCCTTCATCGACGTACTGCCGTTGCTGCGGCGCACGTTCTCGGCGTACGAGCCCGGGGTGCGGCGGACGTTGGGGGAGCTGGTGCGGCGTGGGACGCCGGGGGCAGGGCCCGTGGTGGGCGGGGGCGGCGTGCCCGGCTTCGGCGAGGTGATCGATGCCGCGCGCGCGGACGCCGCCGTACCGACCGTGCGGCTGCTGCTCGGCATGGCACAGAGGGAGAGCGACGACACGATGGGGGTGGCGGGATGACCGGCACGACGGATGAGCGGCTGCGGCGGTGGCGCCTCGTGCTCGGCGGGGACAGCGCCGACGGGACGGGACGCGCGCTCGCCGGGCAGGACGCGGCGATGGACGGCGCGCTCACCGCGCTCTACGGCGCGGGGGACGGGAAGGAGGGCCGGGGGCGGGACCGTTCGGCGGGGCTCGGCGGATCCGCGCCGTCCGTCGCGCGTTGGCTCGGCGACATCCGGACGTACTTCCCCTCGTCCGTCGTCCAGGTCATGCAGCGCGACGCCATCGACCGGCTCGGGCTCTCCACGCTGCTCCTGGAGCCCGAGATGCTGGAGGCCGTCGAGGCGGACGTGCACTTGGTCGGCACGCTGCTCTCCCTCAACAAGGCCATGCCGGAGACGACCAAGGAGACCGCACGGGCCGTCGTGCGCAAGGTCGTCGAGGAACTGGAGAAGCGGCTCGCGACCAGGACCCGCTCCACGCTCACCGGCGCGCTCGACCGCAGCGCGCGCGTCAGCAGGCCCCGCCACCACGACATCGACTGGAACCGCACCATCGCGGTCAACATCAAGAACTACCTGCCGGAGTACAGGACGGTCGTCCCCGAACGGCTCATCGGGTACGGGCGTGCGTCGCAGTCCGTGAAGAAGCACGTCATCCTCTGCGTCGACCAGTCGGGCTCGATGGCGGCGTCCGTCGTCTACGCCTCGGTGTTCGGGGCCGTCCTCGGCTCCATGCGCTCGCTGAACACACGCCTCGTCGTCTTCGACACCAACGTCGTGGACCTCACCGAGCAGCTCGACGACCCGGTGGACGTCCTGTTCGGCACGCAGCTGGGCGGCGGGACGGACATCAACCGCGCCCTGGCGTACTGCCAGTCGCAGATCACCCGGCCCGCCGAGACGGTCGTCGTCCTCATCAGCGACCTCTACGAAGGCGGCATACGCGACGAGATGCTGAAGCGGGTCGCGGCGATGAAGGCCTCCGGAGTGCAGTTCGTGACGCTGCTCGCGCTCTCCGACGAGGGGGCGCCCGCGTACGACCGCGAGCACGCGGCCGCGCTCGCCGCGCTGGACGCGCCGGCCTTCGCCTGTACGCCGGACCTCTTCCCGGAGGTGATGGCCGCGGCGATCGAGAGGCGCCCGCTTCCCATACCGGACATCAGTGGGGGGAACCGGACATGACTGCCCATCGGTAGCAGGGGGCTTGCGCGACGGCGGGCGTCCCGTGCGAGGATCGACGCGCCTCACCTGCGGAGCGATGCGTTCCGCCGCGCCGTGAGACGGACCTTCCCCTCAGCAGAGGACTCTCCCCGCCTTGACTCCCGCTTCCGCAGCCGCTCCGTCCGGAGCCGCCGTGCGCCTCGCGTACACGGTGACCGGGCGACGTGTGCTGCGCGTGGCGCTGGTGCTGGGTGGGTTGCTGG is a genomic window containing:
- a CDS encoding VWA domain-containing protein, which gives rise to MTGTTDERLRRWRLVLGGDSADGTGRALAGQDAAMDGALTALYGAGDGKEGRGRDRSAGLGGSAPSVARWLGDIRTYFPSSVVQVMQRDAIDRLGLSTLLLEPEMLEAVEADVHLVGTLLSLNKAMPETTKETARAVVRKVVEELEKRLATRTRSTLTGALDRSARVSRPRHHDIDWNRTIAVNIKNYLPEYRTVVPERLIGYGRASQSVKKHVILCVDQSGSMAASVVYASVFGAVLGSMRSLNTRLVVFDTNVVDLTEQLDDPVDVLFGTQLGGGTDINRALAYCQSQITRPAETVVVLISDLYEGGIRDEMLKRVAAMKASGVQFVTLLALSDEGAPAYDREHAAALAALDAPAFACTPDLFPEVMAAAIERRPLPIPDISGGNRT